The DNA sequence ATTGGCTGCTGCGGACTTTATTCCTCAGCAGGAGAAGACGAGAATCTGTAAATGCTGGTTTTGTGTTGCCAACAGTAGCTATGGTTGCACTGGTGGTTGTTTTATTGACTACCGCCATTTTATTTAGGTCTTTTGAAAGAGCTAAAAATGCTAGTAACGTGCGAGTTAATGAAGTTGTGCTACAAGCTGCAACTCCCGCCTTGGAGCGTGCTAAAGCAAAACTTAATGCACTATTCACCGACCCTACATTACCAAGAGCAGTACCATCTGACGCAACCCTTTATAAAACCTTAGTGACTAAACTAAGTAACTACACATTAGGTGACGAAACTTCAGTAACATTAGGATATGACATAGATGGAGATAAAACTATCGAAGCTCCCACTGATGGAGCTTTAGAATCTAAGGAAGTACTAGAAACAGCGTGGAAATTCCCTGTAGATACTGATAATGATGGTAAATTTGATAGCTTTACTCTCTATGGTGTTTACTTTCGTAATCCTGCTTACATCGGTAGTGATCCTGAGCGGAAACGTAGTCCTCTTGAGGCCAGAACTGCTCCAGTATTAGGGAAAGTGTGTGATTCTGGCAGCACTAGTGCAAGCTTAGTTGGTAGTTCTAGTTGGTATAAAGTCATCACTGGGGAATTGAAGAAGAGCTTTTTTATCTACGCCGCTACAGTTCCTATCACGGATATTAGTACTTTTGACACGACTATTCAGAGTAAATATAAAGCTTACAAAGGTAACTTGGGCTTTTCAGCTATAGAATTGCAACAAGATCGCAAACAACTACCACTGACTAACAATGCCGTAGTTTATGAAGATGATTTAGAAATTACACCAGGCCCTGCTTTAAATTTGAATGGACGGATTTTTACTAATAGTAATTTCTTTAACAGACAAGCTACAGGTAGTGGTACTGGCCCTATTAAATTCTATCAAGTCAGCAGTGCAGAGTCTTGCTACTACGATCGCGAAAATGGCAAAATAATTATTGGTGGTAACGTAGCGACAAATACTGCCATAGCTGAGAACTACGATAAAATCGACAGTAGCACCGTAGATTTATTCAAGGAAAATTCTACTCCTACCAATACAAAGCTAACAGTAGAAACAAATCAATCTACTAATAACTTACCCAACGAAGTTGCCTACAACAGCCAAGCTTACGCAGAACGCATTGATTTCTTGGTCAAAGCTCAATTCAGTCGGGATAAAGGTAATGATCCGCAGGTAGTCAAGGATAACGTCTATAATCGCATAACCAAAGACCCTGGCTTAGACACAGATAAAGTCAGAAAAGAAGAATTAGAAGTCTACTTCCGTCAGCGTACTAGGCGTGTGCCATTCAAGGAAGTTCCTTTTGGTACATCTGGACTCACTAAAACTGGTACTACTTTATATACATCTAGTGAAGTTCTACAAGGTGATAATGATTCGCTACGGCCGCTAGATGCTTGGGTATACCCCACGGATACAAACACTCAGTTAACCATAGATAAATCCCAGTTACCAGCCACTGATCCAGAAACTGTTGACCAGAATCCTGTTACAGAAGTACTAATAGGCGATCGCATTCTTGTCGGTAACAACCTACCTGAATTGCGATGGAATAGCACTCGCCAGGAATTTGTTGGTGAAGATGTTACAGAAGAAATTTCTGGAGAAAAATGGAAACAAAAAGATGGTAAAACCGATAGCGACAAAACACGCACCCGTACAACCCGCGTCAGACAGTTAGCAGACCTTGGTGTTACAGGACGGGACGGCTATTGGGAAACATCAGCTGCTAGTATTCGTGCTGATGCAGTAGATGTAGTTGGTGGTTTGCGAATAATTACAGGTGCAGGAGTATACAGCCCAGCAGGTTCTAATTTACCAGCACCGCCCACAGCTACTGATAATCCTAATACAACGGAAAAAGAAAACAACGCACCAGTTGTATGGCCTGATACCATGCCAATGGTAGTACCAGATCCTAGTGACCCCACCAATCCTAGCAAACAAACTCGTGGTCATTTGGTCATGCGTGCTACGGCAGTTTATCACTACAATAAAGACCCTTACGATCCAAAAACTGGTGATAACTATCAAAAGCCAATTGCTTGCGTTAGTAGCTACTACAACCCTACAAATTTAACCACTGCAACAACTGATGGTTATGACCCTAATGACGCAACTAAGATAGACAAATCTAATAATGGCTTTAGTTATGAGGTTTCTAAGACATCATCTGCCGATATTACCAGAGGGCTAACTACAGATGCCAATGGGTTATTTAGCACTTCTGCTACTGCTGCTGATGTAGCTAAAAAAACTGTTGGTTTGGCAGAACGCTTGAAGTATCAAGCTAACTTGGTATTCCCTAATGGACAATTTGTTAATCCCCTCTTGCGTCAGGCTTTGAAAAAAGCAACATCTAAACCCCTCAGCCTGTCAGAGCAAGCAGCCATTGATTCTACCATTTGTGCCTTAGAAATTGCTGATGGTACTCTTACGCGGAATGCAACTTTAGTTCCTAATGATGCGATTAAAGAAACAGCCTTTCTTGACGCTAGGCAAATCAAAAGCATAGATAAACTGACACCAGCAACGGGACAATATGACCTGGAAATGGAACAACGTCAGCCTTTAGAAATTCGTGCCACTAAAATTGATCTAGATATACTTCGTAAGCAAGCAATTACTGATACCTGGTCTGATGAATACCTGTTGCCTAATAGTGGCGTTATTTATGCTACCCGTGATGATGCTAAAGCCGATAGCAGCGATTCAAGTGCTAACGTCAGTGCCACCGACTATAAACTTGATCCCAACCGCCGCCCCAACGCCATTATGTTGGTTAATGGCGCAGATTTAAGTCGAAAAACAGATTACAGAGCAGAAGAAAAAGGCTTAATTCTCACTACAGATTTACCAGTTTATATTCAGGGTGAGTTTAATAAACACGAACACGAAGAATTTACTGACTATACCCTGAGTTCTAGCGATTACTGGAGTAATTTTTATAAACGTAAATCAACGAATACCAACTTCGCTTGCCGTCCTAACGATCCGAGATTACCTAAATGTGATAAAGGTGAAAAATGGCGACCTGCTTCTGTTTTAGCTGACGCTGTTACTTTATTGTCAAGCAACTTTAAGGAAGGGTATCGCAGCGATGGTGACTTTGATTTGAGAAACAACCGCACCGATACTAGTGATGCAGCCACAGTCAAAAACAATCGTCTGAAAAGTGGTTTTTGGGACAACAACTTTGTTACTTCCCGCAATTTCACAGATACTCTTTATTCAAGTAGTAATACTGCTGCTGGTGCTAACAGTTCCTACTTCAATAATTTCGTCACTCCTATTCAGCGCCGTGTTAACTTTCCAGAGTACGTCATGGAGATGTGTTTTAAGTTAGATGTTGCTGAATGTAGTGCAACTGATTGGTATATCGGTTTAGATGCAGATACAACTAAAAAATCTAGTGATGTAGTCGGTCAAGATGTTGGAAAACTAATAGCTGGAACAACCGCAAAAGCAGCAAAAATAATCGACCAGGGAAAATCAACAGAAAAAGATTATACAAAATTTCCTCGTCGAGTTGCATTCAAACGAGATTCGAGTGGTAGGTTACTTGATGTAGATAACAACATAATCAATCCAACAGCAATTACTAAACCTCCTGTCGCTTTAGGAATTGTATCAGGTAAAGTTGATGCTTCAGGATCTGTACCTAACGCAACAGATAATGCTCTCTGGTTTACAACTGTAGAGAAAAATCAGAATGCCAACCCGCCACTATTAACGAGAAAGTACTACAACAAAGAAACTCGCCTATTCTACAGATTCGCAACTGGTGCTACATCAACTGATCAACCGATTTTAGAGCCAATTTTGCAAATCAACGTACCTAAAGCCACCCCTTCAGACGAAAAAGACTACGGCAAAATAACTGACTTAGGTACAGAAAGTGAGCGTGTCAAGAATACTAAGTGGTTGCCTAAAGCTACAGAAACTACATTTAACTTGGTAATTGCTGCTGGTGATACCCCAATTCGTGTTGGCAACACTACTAATCCTTACTATGAAATTAATGGAGGCTTACATAACTTTCCTCGCTTTTTAGAGAACTGGGATGACGTTAAAGCTAATATTCTTGGTTCATTTATCCAGTTTAAACGTAGTATTTACGCTACGGCTCCTTTCCAAGTATTTGTAAGGCCATCTCCAAGCGGCAACGCTGTTGCCAACAGTTTATTTTCAGAACGTCAGAATAGCTACTATCACTCAGACAGTGCGGGTATAGGACTAGCACCTTATTACATGCCACCTTTACGTAACTGGGGTTTTGATGTAGGACTCTTATCACAAACTCCAGACTTGTTTGCCCAACGCTTTGTAATTCCCACCACTGACCCACCAGATGAATACTATCGAGAAGTGTCACGGGATGATCCTTGGGTGCAAGCTCTGTTATGTGCAGTTCAGGACACAACGACAAAAGACGGATTCGGTACTGGATTTGAGATACAAATAGAATCCAGTAAGAAAAAGAGTACTAAATATGCTCTACCAAAAAATCAACGTCCTAGCCAGTGTCAAAATTAAACCCGATTAAAAAGAATCGGTAGCAATTACTCTCCCAGCTTATTTGTAATAAATACACTGGGAGAGGACAAATTAAATAACTCAAAAGCAAATTTAATCATGAGTTGAAGTCAAAAATTAGCTGAATTGGTAACTATGAAATCACATCAATTACTACGATTATTTACTTATTCAGACGAGTCTGGTTTTACCATTATTGAATCACTAGTAGCTCTACTTGTAGCCGCAATTTTGTTAACTGCCATTGCACCAGTATTAGTTATGTCTACAGCGACTCGCCTACAAAGCAGACGTGTAGAACTAGCAACTCAAGCTGCAAAAACATACATAGATGGTGTTCAAGCTAGAACCATAGATCCTCCAGCAGAGACAAATACAACACCATCTGGTGTTCCCACAGCAGGAAGCCTTACCTGTGATGCAAATAAATACTGTATTGTACCTGCAACACCAGCCAACAATTTATTTTGTATAGATGGCAATACTGATGGCAAATGTACGAGTGATAACAGCCGGGATTTTGTAATTCAAGCATTTCGTTATAACAAAGCAACAACCGATGCAACAGCAGGATATCAACTAGAAATAAGGGTTTACAGAGCAGATGGCTTTCGAGACAGTAGTGCTTTGGGAAAAAATGCCCCCAATAAGGTAACACAAAAGACAGTTGCAGAAGGATTAGGCGATCGCAAAGCACCATTACTAGAAATAACCACTGATGTTGTTACAGGGCAACCTTCATACAACAATTTATGTCTTCGCATTGGTGGTTGTAGTTAAAAATTCATGGTTCTAGATAAATTCCAGTAACCAAAATATTTTATTTCGGAGGTACCATTACAATGAACGTATTGCAGTGGCTTTTAAAAAAACAATTCAATTATTTTTATAAACAATCAACAAATGATGGTTTTACATTAATTGAACTTTTAGTCGCTATGCTATTAGCAGTGTTAGTTATTACTCCTTTGATGGGGGTAATGATAAGTATGTTAGAAACAGATCGCAGAGAACAAGCTAAAGCAAACTCTGAGCAAGAAATTCAAGCCGCCACTGATTATATTGCACGCGATCTACAACAAGCTATTTACATTTATGATGCTACAGGAGTTGACGCTATTAAAAGTCAATTACCTACAGTCACAAATGGAATCCCTGTATTAGTATTTTGGAAACGTGAAATTTCCAAAGATGCGGTAGTTACAAAACTCAAAGACAAGACATTTTATGATGATGCTTTTGTTAACTCTTTAGTTGCTTACTATTTAATTCAAGACAAGGCAAAGCCTTGGTCTAAGGCTGCTAGAATTGCTAGATTTCAGATTAAAGATGGTGTACTTAATAAAAATGGTAGCAAGTGTACTAAAGCTTATGATACAACTAGCATCTTTAGTCAATGTCCTGATGATGGATTTCAAGTATTAAATCTTTCTCAAAAAGATAAAACTTTAGCAGAAAAAATGAATAGTTGGACTAAAACATCACAAGCATATACCCAAAAACCTATAGTTTTGATAGATTTTGTTGATCAAAGTGCTACTACAAATAATAAGGAAGTACCAAGTGCAAGTTGTCCATCTAATATGGTAGTAGTTCCAACCGGTATAACAATGACAGGTTTTTATGCTTGTGTTACTTCTTTGACTGAAGAAAATCGCAGTATTGCTGAAATTTACTTACGTGGAAATGCACTAGCTCGACTGACTGATGATGAAAGCAAAATAATTTACTCTAAGGCACAAAATGTTTATTTTCCCACAACTAAAATTCGTGTAGAAGGACGCAGTTTTATATTTAGTAAATAAATATCTAATTTCTGTAAAATTCTGTAATTTTGAACTATGAAAAGCAAGAAAAATACCGATGTTTTAATGTCAAACCTAGGCTTTTCCCTGGCACATGAATTTATCCAAATCAAAAAACTTAACTATAACCATAATGAAGCAACTACAAGTGATGATGGTTTTTCACTTATAGAAATAATCGTAGTCTTTCTAATGATTGGTATTTTAGCAGCGATCGCCCTTCCTAGCTGGTTTAGTTTTGTTAACCGACAGCAGGTAAATAAAGCCAATGATGCTGTTTTAGCAGCAATACAAGAAGCACAGCAACAAGCTAAACAGAAAAAACTAAGTTACAGTGTCAGCTTTCAGAAAAATAGCACAACCAAAGTTATAGAAGTTGCTATTTATCGCACGAAAAAAGATGATGGTACTGATTTCAAGTCTAGTGAAATTGCATGGAAGCCTTTATTAGCAGAATTAAATGTTGCTTCTAATAAATTTTTACTTGGTTCAAATCTTACTAGTGAAAACACTGCTGGTTCTTCCGTCTCATATAGTTTAACTGCACCTACAAAAATTACCTTTGACTATATGGGGACTTTGACTTTACCTACAAACTTTGGTACACCACCAACAGGTTCTACAGAACCACCCGGATTAAAAATTGTCGTTGCTGCATCTAACAATACTATAAAGCGATGTGTGATAGTAAAAAGCATTTTAGGCTCAACTCTCAAAGTCAGAGATAGTGAGTGTAATTAAAATTTAGCAAAAAAATCCATAAAAATACGGTACATATAACTACGTTTTGATAGCAAAATTGTAATATCAGGTACAGATTACCGAGTTTAAATCTTACCTGTTTAGCAATTGATTAATTAAAATAAACAACACTCTATTTAGGAGTGTTGTACATACATTTTATTCTTCACATTTTTAAAGTAGAATCTCAAAAAAAACAACCATCAAGACATGACTAAAAGCCTAGATTTTACCGTTGCTATTCCAACTTACAATGGAGCAGTTCGCCTACCTGAACTACTAGAAAGACTGCGAAATCAACAACATACTGAAAATATCACTTGGGAAATTATTGTTGTAGACAATAACAGTACAGATAATACTGCCGAAGTTGTTCAAAGTTATCAAGCAAATTGGCGATATCCCTATCCTTTAAAGTATGTATTTGAAGCCAAACAAGGAGCAGCTTACGCACGAAAACGTGGAGTAGCAGAAGCTTCAGGTAAATTGATAGGGTTTCTTGATGACGATAACTACCCGCTATTAAATTGGGTAGCAGAGGCTTATACTTTTGCTCAAAAATACCCCCAAGCTGGAGCTTATGGTAGTCAAATTCATCCAGATTGGGAAACAGAACCATCAGAAGATTTTCAAAGACGTATTGCTCCTTTTTTAGCAATTACAGAACGTGGAGATGTACCTTTACTCTACGAACCTAAAAAGAAATTATTACCTCCCTCTGCGGGACTAGTTGTGAGGCGACAAGCTTGGTTAGAAAGCGTACCACAAA is a window from the Aulosira sp. FACHB-615 genome containing:
- the hpsC gene encoding hormogonium polysaccharide secretion pseudopilin HpsC, which codes for MNVLQWLLKKQFNYFYKQSTNDGFTLIELLVAMLLAVLVITPLMGVMISMLETDRREQAKANSEQEIQAATDYIARDLQQAIYIYDATGVDAIKSQLPTVTNGIPVLVFWKREISKDAVVTKLKDKTFYDDAFVNSLVAYYLIQDKAKPWSKAARIARFQIKDGVLNKNGSKCTKAYDTTSIFSQCPDDGFQVLNLSQKDKTLAEKMNSWTKTSQAYTQKPIVLIDFVDQSATTNNKEVPSASCPSNMVVVPTGITMTGFYACVTSLTEENRSIAEIYLRGNALARLTDDESKIIYSKAQNVYFPTTKIRVEGRSFIFSK
- the hpsB gene encoding hormogonium polysaccharide secretion pseudopilin HpsB, whose protein sequence is MKSHQLLRLFTYSDESGFTIIESLVALLVAAILLTAIAPVLVMSTATRLQSRRVELATQAAKTYIDGVQARTIDPPAETNTTPSGVPTAGSLTCDANKYCIVPATPANNLFCIDGNTDGKCTSDNSRDFVIQAFRYNKATTDATAGYQLEIRVYRADGFRDSSALGKNAPNKVTQKTVAEGLGDRKAPLLEITTDVVTGQPSYNNLCLRIGGCS
- a CDS encoding Tfp pilus assembly protein FimT/FimU; this translates as MKSKKNTDVLMSNLGFSLAHEFIQIKKLNYNHNEATTSDDGFSLIEIIVVFLMIGILAAIALPSWFSFVNRQQVNKANDAVLAAIQEAQQQAKQKKLSYSVSFQKNSTTKVIEVAIYRTKKDDGTDFKSSEIAWKPLLAELNVASNKFLLGSNLTSENTAGSSVSYSLTAPTKITFDYMGTLTLPTNFGTPPTGSTEPPGLKIVVAASNNTIKRCVIVKSILGSTLKVRDSECN
- the hpsE gene encoding hormogonium polysaccharide biosynthesis glycosyltransferase HpsE; the protein is MTKSLDFTVAIPTYNGAVRLPELLERLRNQQHTENITWEIIVVDNNSTDNTAEVVQSYQANWRYPYPLKYVFEAKQGAAYARKRGVAEASGKLIGFLDDDNYPLLNWVAEAYTFAQKYPQAGAYGSQIHPDWETEPSEDFQRRIAPFLAITERGDVPLLYEPKKKLLPPSAGLVVRRQAWLESVPQKTILTGRTPGNMLTSEDLEVLCYIQKAGWEVWYHPSMEIYHQIPNSRLQKDYLLPFFAGIGLSRYVTRMINIQPAHKPIVLLIYMLNDLRKIIAHLLRHGTKIKIDLVVACEMELFISSFISPFYLFNEGYFNSK
- the hpsA gene encoding hormogonium polysaccharide biosynthesis protein HpsA; protein product: MSLKRQLVKTIKIISKKLSKYSLFTIKKQINWLLRTLFLSRRRRESVNAGFVLPTVAMVALVVVLLTTAILFRSFERAKNASNVRVNEVVLQAATPALERAKAKLNALFTDPTLPRAVPSDATLYKTLVTKLSNYTLGDETSVTLGYDIDGDKTIEAPTDGALESKEVLETAWKFPVDTDNDGKFDSFTLYGVYFRNPAYIGSDPERKRSPLEARTAPVLGKVCDSGSTSASLVGSSSWYKVITGELKKSFFIYAATVPITDISTFDTTIQSKYKAYKGNLGFSAIELQQDRKQLPLTNNAVVYEDDLEITPGPALNLNGRIFTNSNFFNRQATGSGTGPIKFYQVSSAESCYYDRENGKIIIGGNVATNTAIAENYDKIDSSTVDLFKENSTPTNTKLTVETNQSTNNLPNEVAYNSQAYAERIDFLVKAQFSRDKGNDPQVVKDNVYNRITKDPGLDTDKVRKEELEVYFRQRTRRVPFKEVPFGTSGLTKTGTTLYTSSEVLQGDNDSLRPLDAWVYPTDTNTQLTIDKSQLPATDPETVDQNPVTEVLIGDRILVGNNLPELRWNSTRQEFVGEDVTEEISGEKWKQKDGKTDSDKTRTRTTRVRQLADLGVTGRDGYWETSAASIRADAVDVVGGLRIITGAGVYSPAGSNLPAPPTATDNPNTTEKENNAPVVWPDTMPMVVPDPSDPTNPSKQTRGHLVMRATAVYHYNKDPYDPKTGDNYQKPIACVSSYYNPTNLTTATTDGYDPNDATKIDKSNNGFSYEVSKTSSADITRGLTTDANGLFSTSATAADVAKKTVGLAERLKYQANLVFPNGQFVNPLLRQALKKATSKPLSLSEQAAIDSTICALEIADGTLTRNATLVPNDAIKETAFLDARQIKSIDKLTPATGQYDLEMEQRQPLEIRATKIDLDILRKQAITDTWSDEYLLPNSGVIYATRDDAKADSSDSSANVSATDYKLDPNRRPNAIMLVNGADLSRKTDYRAEEKGLILTTDLPVYIQGEFNKHEHEEFTDYTLSSSDYWSNFYKRKSTNTNFACRPNDPRLPKCDKGEKWRPASVLADAVTLLSSNFKEGYRSDGDFDLRNNRTDTSDAATVKNNRLKSGFWDNNFVTSRNFTDTLYSSSNTAAGANSSYFNNFVTPIQRRVNFPEYVMEMCFKLDVAECSATDWYIGLDADTTKKSSDVVGQDVGKLIAGTTAKAAKIIDQGKSTEKDYTKFPRRVAFKRDSSGRLLDVDNNIINPTAITKPPVALGIVSGKVDASGSVPNATDNALWFTTVEKNQNANPPLLTRKYYNKETRLFYRFATGATSTDQPILEPILQINVPKATPSDEKDYGKITDLGTESERVKNTKWLPKATETTFNLVIAAGDTPIRVGNTTNPYYEINGGLHNFPRFLENWDDVKANILGSFIQFKRSIYATAPFQVFVRPSPSGNAVANSLFSERQNSYYHSDSAGIGLAPYYMPPLRNWGFDVGLLSQTPDLFAQRFVIPTTDPPDEYYREVSRDDPWVQALLCAVQDTTTKDGFGTGFEIQIESSKKKSTKYALPKNQRPSQCQN